A region of Aphanothece sacrum FPU1 DNA encodes the following proteins:
- a CDS encoding SDR family NAD(P)-dependent oxidoreductase: MNNPINPTNALIIGSSRGIGLGFVKALLQKPNINIYATYRQRNLATELFSLKTEYPQQLHCRQLDITNEEQISNLSSYIHQKTSQLHLVINCVGILHEGSLQPEKSLRQISSENLLYYFKINSIGSVLLAKHLLPLFRHSNKSILAFLSAKLGSIGDNNLGGWYGYRASKAALNMLIRTVSIEYKRLCPQTIVVSLHPGTTDTNLSKPFQQNVPEDKLFTVDLTVNQLLNVIDNLTGEDSGSFFSWDGSRLPW; encoded by the coding sequence ATGAATAACCCCATTAACCCGACTAACGCCCTAATTATTGGTTCATCCAGAGGAATTGGTTTAGGATTTGTTAAAGCCCTTCTACAGAAACCTAACATAAATATTTATGCAACGTACCGTCAGAGAAATTTAGCCACTGAGTTATTTTCTCTGAAAACGGAATATCCGCAACAACTTCACTGTCGGCAATTAGATATCACTAATGAAGAACAAATCTCTAATCTCTCAAGTTATATTCACCAGAAAACATCTCAACTTCATCTAGTTATTAACTGTGTGGGAATTCTCCATGAAGGTTCCTTACAACCAGAAAAAAGCCTTAGACAAATTTCTTCAGAAAATTTGCTATATTATTTTAAAATCAACAGCATTGGGTCTGTCTTATTAGCCAAGCATTTGTTACCGTTATTTCGCCATTCAAATAAGAGTATTTTAGCTTTTTTAAGTGCTAAACTAGGAAGTATTGGCGATAATAATCTGGGAGGATGGTATGGTTATCGTGCCTCGAAAGCTGCTCTTAATATGTTGATAAGAACAGTTTCGATTGAATATAAACGTCTTTGTCCCCAGACAATTGTTGTTAGTTTGCATCCAGGCACAACTGACACAAATCTGTCAAAACCATTTCAACAAAATGTGCCAGAGGATAAATTATTTACCGTAGATCTAACAGTCAACCAACTTCTCAATGTAATCGATAATTTAACAGGTGAAGATAGTGGCTCTTTTTTTTCTTGGGATGGTAGTCGTCTTCCTTGGTAA
- a CDS encoding heme-binding protein, which produces MKLHYLLLPLGIIAIAWFAIGIYQANSAPLPVGFPAPTAPDKIEVKEYPAYRAATYSYSGNLSDAANQAFSPLYQHISSNNISMTAPVETRYPVGTIEGKEKTGEATVSFLYRNTDIYPKEIASNITIEDIPRQTVVSLGLVGGYSYETYVEGLEKLRNWLSENPSYKMVGNPRRLFYDGPYKPDMAKRSEIQIPISKKD; this is translated from the coding sequence ATGAAACTTCACTATTTATTACTACCATTAGGAATTATAGCAATCGCTTGGTTCGCGATAGGAATTTATCAAGCCAATAGTGCGCCCCTTCCCGTAGGTTTTCCGGCCCCAACTGCCCCTGATAAAATAGAAGTAAAGGAATATCCTGCTTATCGTGCTGCGACTTATAGCTATTCTGGCAACTTATCTGATGCGGCTAATCAGGCTTTTTCACCCTTATATCAACATATTAGCTCGAATAACATTTCTATGACTGCTCCTGTAGAAACTCGTTATCCGGTTGGCACCATAGAAGGTAAGGAGAAAACTGGGGAAGCCACCGTTTCTTTTCTCTACCGTAACACGGATATTTACCCCAAGGAAATCGCCTCTAATATTACGATTGAAGATATTCCCCGTCAGACAGTGGTAAGCTTGGGACTGGTTGGCGGTTATTCCTATGAAACCTATGTAGAGGGTTTAGAAAAACTCAGAAACTGGCTATCAGAAAACCCATCTTATAAAATGGTCGGAAACCCTCGCCGTTTGTTCTATGATGGCCCGTATAAACCTGATATGGCAAAACGTAGCGAAATCCAAATTCCTATCAGTAAAAAAGATTAA
- the menD gene encoding 2-succinyl-5-enolpyruvyl-6-hydroxy-3-cyclohexene-1-carboxylic-acid synthase, with product MILDFRNINTLWSSLLVETLYRLGLTTAIICPGSRSAPLAVAFAQHPNIETIPILDERSAAFFALGRAKKTKIPVVLVCTSGTAGANFYPAVIEAHESRIPLLILTADRPPELRHCHAGQAIDQIKLYGHYPNWQAELAIPSQEIGILRYLRQTLVQSWRRSLFPTPGVVHLNCPFREPLAPIFDPNITSIFADFDLDNFLSQIDNNYLNFSGSSSSVLPSQWLSTRRGIIIAGVAYPVDPKGYCQAIANLAQLLNFPVLADALSPVRNFSYLNPYLICTYDLILRHPQLNQSLIPDVVIQIGEFPTSKELRVWLESLEPDHWIIDPTLDNLDPLHNKTIHLTTSIDTLTLPPITQDLDRSFLKTWLEFENKVRHNLEQKMSAIEYLLEAKIAWLLPQILPKNSLIFVSNSMPVRDMDFFWMPNHLQIIPYCNRGANGIDGTLSTALGMAYKSSHNVMLTGDLSLLHDTNGFLINKNFKGHLTIILINNNGGGIFEILPISQFRSSFEDFFATPQNIDFSQLCQTYNISHQLIDNWSQFTELLNPLPSTGIRVLEVQTNRQKDALWLKDNLVEFANFAGLTQKRVF from the coding sequence ATGATTCTTGATTTTCGTAACATTAATACTCTTTGGTCTTCTTTATTAGTAGAAACCTTATACCGTTTAGGACTGACAACGGCTATTATCTGTCCTGGTTCCCGTTCCGCACCCCTAGCAGTTGCTTTTGCTCAACATCCTAATATTGAAACTATTCCTATTTTAGATGAACGTTCGGCGGCTTTTTTTGCATTAGGAAGGGCAAAAAAAACTAAAATTCCTGTTGTTTTAGTATGTACTTCGGGAACAGCAGGAGCTAATTTTTACCCAGCAGTAATCGAAGCTCATGAAAGTCGAATTCCTTTGTTAATTCTAACAGCAGATCGTCCCCCAGAATTACGTCATTGTCATGCTGGACAAGCAATTGATCAAATTAAACTTTATGGTCATTATCCCAATTGGCAAGCAGAATTAGCCATTCCTTCCCAGGAAATTGGTATATTACGTTATCTACGACAAACCCTTGTTCAATCTTGGCGGCGATCGCTTTTTCCTACTCCTGGAGTTGTTCATCTTAATTGTCCTTTTCGAGAACCTTTAGCACCTATTTTTGACCCTAATATTACTTCTATATTTGCTGATTTTGATCTAGATAATTTTTTATCTCAAATTGATAATAATTATCTTAATTTTTCTGGTTCTTCTTCCTCAGTTTTGCCGTCTCAATGGCTATCAACTCGACGGGGTATTATTATTGCAGGAGTCGCTTATCCAGTTGATCCTAAAGGTTATTGTCAAGCGATCGCTAATTTGGCTCAATTACTTAATTTTCCTGTGTTAGCTGATGCTTTATCTCCTGTGAGAAATTTTTCATATTTGAATCCTTATTTAATTTGTACGTATGATTTAATATTACGTCATCCCCAATTAAATCAATCTTTAATTCCTGATGTGGTAATTCAAATAGGAGAATTTCCTACCAGTAAAGAATTAAGGGTTTGGTTAGAATCTCTTGAACCTGATCATTGGATTATTGATCCTACTCTTGATAATCTTGACCCCCTTCATAATAAAACTATTCATCTAACAACCTCAATAGACACTTTAACTTTACCTCCTATTACTCAAGACTTAGATCGATCTTTTTTGAAGACTTGGTTAGAATTTGAGAACAAAGTTAGACATAATCTTGAGCAAAAAATGTCAGCTATTGAATATTTATTAGAAGCAAAAATAGCTTGGTTATTACCTCAAATTTTACCTAAGAATAGTTTAATTTTTGTGTCTAATAGTATGCCAGTTAGAGATATGGATTTTTTCTGGATGCCTAATCATCTGCAAATTATTCCTTATTGTAATCGAGGTGCTAATGGTATTGATGGTACTTTATCAACAGCTTTAGGAATGGCTTATAAATCATCCCATAATGTTATGTTAACAGGTGATTTATCCCTACTTCATGATACTAATGGATTCTTAATCAATAAAAACTTTAAGGGACATTTAACTATTATTTTAATTAATAATAATGGGGGTGGTATCTTTGAAATATTACCTATATCTCAGTTTCGCTCTTCTTTTGAGGATTTTTTTGCCACTCCACAAAATATTGATTTTTCTCAACTTTGCCAGACCTATAACATTTCCCATCAATTGATTGATAATTGGTCACAATTCACAGAATTATTAAATCCTTTACCTTCTACGGGTATTCGGGTTTTAGAAGTGCAAACTAATCGCCAAAAAGATGCTCTTTGGTTGAAAGATAATTTAGTTGAATTTGCTAATTTTGCAGGACTTACGCAAAAACGGGTTTTTTAA
- a CDS encoding type II toxin-antitoxin system Phd/YefM family antitoxin, protein MEKLTITDAQEDLINLVKLVTQENQIYEIEMTDGSAVLISQKNYESLQETIELLSIPGLRESLQRSLEQITNNETYSLEEVLGDID, encoded by the coding sequence ATGGAAAAACTAACTATTACGGACGCTCAAGAAGATTTAATCAACCTAGTTAAATTAGTAACCCAAGAAAACCAAATTTATGAAATAGAGATGACTGATGGTTCGGCTGTTTTAATCTCACAAAAAAACTATGAAAGCTTACAAGAAACCATTGAATTACTTTCAATCCCTGGATTAAGAGAAAGCTTACAAAGATCCCTTGAACAAATAACCAATAATGAAACCTACTCCTTGGAGGAAGTATTGGGAGATATTGATTGA
- a CDS encoding type II toxin-antitoxin system RelE/ParE family toxin yields MNKPVKPKTLIVYQDADGNEPFTNWLNSLRDVQGRKRISIRLRRLEQGNYGDCEPIGEGLLELRMFFGPGYRVYFGEEGNNIVLLLCGGDKSSQTKDIEAAKAYWQEHLENA; encoded by the coding sequence ATGAATAAACCTGTAAAACCCAAAACTTTAATCGTTTATCAAGATGCAGATGGAAACGAGCCATTCACCAACTGGCTTAATAGTTTACGAGATGTTCAGGGACGTAAACGAATCAGTATCCGGTTAAGACGGCTAGAGCAGGGGAATTACGGTGATTGTGAACCCATTGGTGAAGGACTTTTAGAATTGCGAATGTTTTTTGGTCCCGGCTACCGTGTCTATTTTGGGGAAGAAGGTAATAACATTGTGCTTTTGCTGTGTGGTGGCGACAAAAGCAGTCAAACCAAGGATATTGAAGCAGCAAAAGCTTATTGGCAGGAGCATCTAGAGAATGCGTAA